The Coregonus clupeaformis isolate EN_2021a chromosome 8, ASM2061545v1, whole genome shotgun sequence genome has a segment encoding these proteins:
- the LOC121571153 gene encoding uncharacterized protein LOC121571153 isoform X5, with translation MEEEVKEEEPDAQLKEEKKERKNERKAKWKSSAKKKSADQGTEEGPSVAFCSPRAQSPDKYQNRAAVIQLLQEELRKSLLHPSGMEEDVCFPILINFMRNLTERQWKVIQEGMRNPTTKVHLAKMCRKIAKTVSHIAVEILIPTLAQILELDAAKEASSSPSLTGSLCANNASIQEHVVKFNEQGLPKWSGSGKSLCSQRVKTPYSSATDFEQSHMVTFDDKDLSTRPSSGRSLCSQRVKTPYPSSTEFEQSLELIREHSYHKRELRTSGSGTHYYSSRTLTPCSSRSSQTLLQRAHGGEARLTDPLNALFGITENTILQALCDQSCSSGSPGLTRSVVREVVSQVNSDISLIISCSSSAKSGPVLCDTGRRHAMQAAQKLVSVICAKLRRFGFTGQAAPQAKTNPSKENVDIEASLASLTGEVMAVMVNSGECQEGEQGTMDALREIAHKVQFLASRDSVCGLLQDSLEEKISLKETVSSGSMASQNMLIFSPSEKMLRSPVMSTIEKLSSVELKSEATKAISEVLIRSSRSLSAQMSACTPEPSSNLASERNLPAMPEEHLTSTINIGSEASEIMDSFLSDMKCIAQSDFTKLEALPVALNLAKKLQNMLRGLYSRLLAPKSSDRDKEENLEQAKNISAPTLIQRSFGSNKSEPMLPGVISPGAVALCRGQSESSRPMMALSPQIIQLHLDSTTKEVMSTIVSCFKPEVPEEELTYSDEKMSSDTSLLATEFVDHIIAWLKDISAASSATSSSESLCVSPNAVLCKLTSETFQTQAAKRVKQVLSKSVRCFSNLGSSSRSDFHTSRVSQSDFGILQDSSSTSSMSFDSSAFGVVATVVKDMKSLLQTTESTDSLEPTDSALLHGTSSYSETSSKSWQSGVAISDFKRWSTAQTIYRHLRNNLREFFTRHHQPDVKTTDATMAQAKKSISQILVAIQEDMSRSEELMTSGELVQLHDIVGTMLEGVETVCSEGDKEQEWQELQRPSSSLSTASKGSRSQRLDNTHTLPGTPMSTELLDNSFPVVRSTCIDARDDIAFGASLSDLRKTLNGVVSFIIENLDPEVLQQTTSPDSDLTRLEELISKEKIHSLCHDLVDQLESLIWEQNSIPLINSVAVAKCVSDTVLLNLARRENQVGKPFSSKLIYMFAEESVKRLLLPLIFPPSSWGLDQEASLHDVPSRASSRRSSSSTTSGVTVLDGCSSLVSGSSSQIYDDTVNLFTRAICYQVMNNMSGASSHTMEDNIHDRDASVIAIGSVEQAQSYSSYPQAVNQGIRRFRFLPKISKFRINLKFFKQSNKNEGQPSEEAQDQIKVPCEEEHCISPCIGPKAVTASLQESCPSTSQPEEKKHKPSIFVRMFSAINKGLHNTFKCTSNKKQLLQPVTTPN, from the exons ATGGAAGaggaggtgaaggaagaggagccAGATGCTCAACTAAAGGAAGAGAAGAAG GAGAGGAAGAATGAGAGGAAG GCCAAATGGAAATCAAGTGCCAAGAAGAAATCAGCTGACCAGGGCACTGAAGAAG GTCCCTCAGTTGCATTCTGTTCACCCAGAGCTCAGTCTCCAGATAAATACCAAAACAGAGCGGCAGTAATTCAACTCTTACAGGAGGAATTACGCAAGAGTCTACTTCACCCCTCAGGAATGGAAGAGGACGTCTGCTTCCCAATCCTCATCAATTTCATGAGGAATCTTACTGAAAG GCAGTGGAAGGTGATTCAGGAGGGCATGAGAAATCCT ACAACCAAAGTACACCTTGCCAAAATGTGTCGGAAGATAGCGAAAACAGTTTCCCATATAGCGGTAGAGATCCTCATCCCGACCCTTGCACAAATATTAGAGCTTGATGCCGCTAAGGAAGCTAGCTCCTCTCCCTCGCTGACTGGATCATTGTGCGCCAACAATGCAAGCATCCAGGAACATGTGGTTAAATTTAATGAACAAGGTCTACCTAAGTGGTCTGGCAGTGGAAAGTCCCTGTGCAGTCAACGGGTCAAGACTCCCTACTCCTCCGCCACTGATTTTGAGCAGTCACACATGGTGACGTTTGATGACAAAGATCTATCCACAAGGCCTAGCAGTGGAAGGTCTCTGTGCAGTCAACGGGTCAAGACTCCCTACCCCTCTTCCACTGAATTTGAACAAAGTCTGGAATTGATCCGCGAACACAGTTACCACAAAAGAGAATTGAGGACAAGCGGCAGTGGCACACATTATTATAGCTCCCGCACACTCACTCCATGTTCTTCTAGAAG TTCACAGACCTTGTTGCAGAGGGCACATGGAGGAGAGGCTCGACTGACAGATCCTCTGAATGCCCTCTTTGGGATCACAGAGAACACAATTCTCCAGGCGCTGTGTGATCAATCCTGCTCTTCTGGCTCACCTGGATTGACCAGATCTGTGGTCAGAGAGGTCGTGAGTCAGGTTAACTCTGACATCTCACTGATTATCTCCTGTTCCAGCTCAGCTAAATCAGGACCAGTGTTGTGTGACACTGGCAGGCGACATGCCATGCAGGCCGCCCAGAAGCTGGTGTCTGTTATCTGTGCCAAGCTGCGGAGGTTTGGATTCACTGGACAGGCTGCGCCTCAAGCCAAAACCAATCCATCTAAGGAGAATGTGGACATTGAGGCTTCCCTTGCATCGTTGACAGGAGAGGTCATGGCTGTTATGGTCAACTCCGGAGAATGCCAGGAAGGAGAGCAAGGAACAATGGATGCGCTTCGAGAAATCGCACACAAAGTCCAATTTTTGGCTTCAAGAGATAGTGTTTGTGGTCTTCTGCAAGACTCCCTAGAAGAGAAAATATCTCTGAAAGAGACTGTATCCTCTGGCAGCATGGCGAGTCAAAACATGCTCATATTTTCACCTTCTGAGAAAATGCTTAGATCTCCTGTAATGTCAACCATTGAGAAATTATCCAGTGTTGAACTGAAGTCAGAAGCCACTAAAGCTATTAGCGAAGTGCTCATTAGGTCTAGTAGAAGTCTATCTGCACAAATGTCTGCTTGCACACCTGAGCCTTCAAGTAATCTGGCCAGTGAAAGGAATCTGCCAGCTATGCCAGAAGAACATTTAACATCTACAATTAATATAGGTTCTGAAGCCTCTGAAATTATGGATTCCTTTCTGAGTGATATGAAGTGTATCGCACAATCAGATTTCACAAAATTGGAAGCTCTGCCCGTGGCCCTTAACCTTGCTAAAAAGTTACAGAATATGCTGAGGGGACTTTACTCTCGACTTTTGGCCCCTAAAAGCTCAGATCGAGACAAAGAGGAGAATCTAGAGCAAGCTAAAAACATTTCTGCTCCTACTTTGATCCAAAGGTCTTTTGGATCCAACAAGAGTGAGCCCATGCTTCCAGGGGTCATCTCACCAGGAGCAGTGGCTCTTTGTAGAGGTCAGAGCGAAAGCTCCAGACCTATGATGGCTCTTAGCCCTCAGATCATTCAGCTTCACCTCGACTCTACCACTAAGGAGGTTATGAGCACAATTGTGTCATGTTTCAAGCCAGAGGTTCCTGAGGAGGAATTGACATATTCAGATGAAAAAATGTCATCGGATACATCCCTTTTGGCCACTGAGTTTGTGGACCACATCATAGCTTGGTTAAAGGACATCTCTGCCGCAAGTTCCGCAACCTCTTCATCAGAGAGTTTGTGCGTTTCTCCTAATGCAGTACTTTGCAAACTCACTAGTGAAACATTTCAGACACAGGCAGCGAAACGAGTGAAACAAGTCCTAAGTAAATCTGTCAGGTGCTTTTCCAACTTGGGAAGTTCCAGCCGATCAGATTTCCACACTAGTCGGGTCAGTCAATCTGATTTTGGCATTCTACAGGATTCCTCCTCAACTTCCTCTATGAGCTTTGACTCATCTGCTTTTGGTGTTGTTGCAACCGTTGTGAAAGACATGAAGAGCCTGTTGCAGACTACCGAATCAACTGATAGTCTAGAGCCAACTGATTCTGCCCTTCTACATGGTACCTCAAGTTATTCTGAGACTTCAAGCAAGAGCTGGCAAAGTGGTGTTGCCATTTCTGATTTTAAACGTTGGTCTACAGCACAGACTATTTATAGGCACCTGCGGAACAACTTGAGAGAGTTTTTCACCCGGCATCATCAACCAGATGTAAAAACCACAGATGCAACCATGGCGCAAGCCAAGAAAAGCATCAGCCAAATCTTGGTTGCCATCCAAGAGGACATGAGCAGGTCGGAGGAATTGATGACCTCAGGGGAGCTGGTGCAACTCCATGACATTGTGGGAACAATGCTGGAGGGTGTGGAGACAGTTTGCAGTGAGGGTGATAAAGAGCAGGAGTGGCAAGAGCTTCAAAGACCTTCATCTTCTTTATCTACTGCTTCAAAAGGCTCAAGGTCTCAGAGATTGGACAATACTCACACTCTCCCAGGAACTCCAATGTCAACTGAGTTACTGGACAATAGCTTCCCTGTCGTTAGAAGCACATGTATTGATGCAAGAGATGATATTGCATTTGGGGCCTCATTGAGTGACCTAAGAAAAACCCTGAATGGTGTGGTGAGCTTCATCATTGAAAATCTTGATCCTGAAGTGCTGCAGCAGACCACTTCTCCAGACTCTGATCTAACACGTCTTGAAGAACTTATCTCAAAGGAGAAGATTCACTCATTGTGCCATGACCTTGTTGATCAACTTGAGAGCCTCATTTGGGAGCAGAACAGCATCCCACTAATCAATTCGGTGGCAGTCGCTAAGTGTGTCTCTGACACAGTTTTGCTTAACCTTGCAAGGAGGGAAAACCAAGTGGGGAAACCCTTCTCCTCCAAACTCATCTACATGTTCGCTGAGGAGTCAGTGAAGCGATTGCTGCTTCCTTTGATCTTCCCTCCTTCATCATGGGGGTTGGATCAGGAAGCCTCCCTTCATGATGTTCCATCGAGAGCATCTAGTCGCCGCAGCTCAAGTTCCACTACTTCTGGAGTGACTGTACTTGATGGTTGTAGCTCTCTGGTGTCTGGCAGTTCATCGCAGATTTACGACGACACAGTGAATCTGTTCACAAGAGCGATCTGTTACCAAGTGATGAACAACATGTCTGGGGCCTCTAGTCACACAATGGAGGACAACATCCATGACAGAGACGCATCCGTCATTGCCATTGGGTCTGTGGAGCAGGCTCAGAGTTATTCTAGTTATCCTCAGGCTGTGAATCAAGGCATACGGAGGTTCAGATTCCTCCCAAAGATCTCCAAGTTCAGAATCAACCTCAAG TTCTTCAAGCAGAGCAACAAAAACGAGGGACAGCCCTCAGAGGAAGCTCAGGACCAGATTAAGGTTCCCTGTGAAGAGGAGCATTGCATAT CACCCTGCATAGGGCCAAAGGCTGTCACGGCTTCACTTCAGGAGAGTTGTCCCTCCACTTCTCAACCCGAGGAGAAGAAACACAAACCCTCCATCTTTGTCAGGATGTTCTCAGCCATCAACAAAGGCCTTCACAACACCTTCAAATGTACATCTAACAAGAAACAATTGTTACAACCAGTAACAACACCTAATTAA